Proteins encoded by one window of Pecten maximus chromosome 15, xPecMax1.1, whole genome shotgun sequence:
- the LOC117343170 gene encoding uncharacterized protein LOC117343170 — protein MHRKEYATSGGTNLKERGPTNAVPIHNYASGDGKSHAYMGMAHYVPSERAWIAKDQFRSLPRDTKRDAIDIQSEDQWVDFMRNRDTSSGYYNKNIGLLQTGKADLKLFGYTRDLPAMPSKDIFQNPWPKSDAFVPVERKGRGDYYGYYHEAIESERERRKKEYPTSWIIEPRDIPKI, from the exons ATGCACCGGAAGGAGTACGCCACAAGCGGAGGGACTAACCTCAAGGAGCGTGGTCCCACTAATGCCGTGCCTATTCACAATTACGCTAGTGGTGACGGGAAGTCCCATGCCTATATGGGCATGGCCCACTACGTACCGTCAGAGAGGGCGTGGATAGCCAAGGATCAGTTCCGGTCGTTGCCACGTGATACCAAGAGAGACGCTATCGATATCCAATCAGAGGACCAATGGGTGGACTTTATGAGAAACCGAGACACGTCTTCCG GTTACTACAACAAAAATATCGGCCTACTACAGACTGGTAAAGCAGATCTGAAACTGTTCGGATATACTCGGGACCTTCCCGCAATGCCATCAAAAGACATTTTCCAGAATCCCTGGCCGAAAAGTGATGCTTTTGTTCCGGTGGAGCGAAAAGGGCGTGGTGATTACTATGGTTACTATCACGAAGCGATTGAAAGTGAACGAGAGCGAAGGAAAAAGGAGTATCCAACAAGCTGGATTATAGAACCCAGAGATATTCCGAAGATTTAA
- the LOC117343171 gene encoding uncharacterized protein LOC117343171, which yields MHRVEYATSGGTNLKERGPYNPTPAENYLSGTGKSHVYRGPGYYIPLNNSWIQYHEYRALPPKTKRDAVLFESEDAWVEYQRKRDTAPKPSGITLSGVPTQYTGVPVPNLLPFQMSAWNRRWDGPGYFLPSGEKWFHDHDSPAIPSESKLFYNEEDWIKYKHMLEKPSMSMLQKE from the exons ATGCATAGAGTGGAATACGCAACGAGTGGGGGGACAAATCTGAAGGAGAGGGGTCCGTACAACCCCACCCCAGCCGAAAACTACCTCAGTGGTACGGGGAAGTCGCACGTGTACCGGGGTCCTGGGTATTATATCCCCTTAAACAACAGCTGGATCCAGTACCACGAGTACAGGGCACTTCCGCCGAAAACCAAAAGGGACGCGGTACTGTTTGAGTCCGAAGATGCCTGGGTAGAATATCAACGGAAACGAGATACTGCTCCCAAACCAAGTG GCATCACGTTGTCGGGAGTACCTACACAGTATACTGGCGTCCCAGTACCAAACCTTCTCCCTTTCCAGATGTCCGCCTGGAACAGACGATGGGATGGTCCAGGTTATTTTTTACCTTCTGGTGAGAAATGGTTCCACGATCATGACAGTCCCGCTATCCCTAGTGAATCTAAACTATTTTACAACGAAGAGGATTGGATCAAGTACAAACACATGCTAGAGAAACCAAGCATGTCAATGCTTCAAAAAGAATAA